One window of the Microplitis demolitor isolate Queensland-Clemson2020A chromosome 10, iyMicDemo2.1a, whole genome shotgun sequence genome contains the following:
- the LOC103580302 gene encoding E3 ubiquitin-protein ligase TRIM33 isoform X1, translated as MEEQAEELTVALASVKEEPLDCINTQELPPPAPQPAEDDDQEQRNVCTPESHSEARTFLAKCVFCSKTFTSDDNSKLLECLHAACTSCIARKLSDHNVYSDSDILIESNVIVCQVCNVATQTENLIDNKFHSKFLLLDDLESSAGGGDTSDDTTDADDDKKCTSCHDNASATSWCVDCKEFICENCVNAHQRLKITKDHTIKPKNEVTNQQSASESEKKNLKLLQLSCLFCSIHTHEQLTLFCQTCDQLTCRDCQLTDHRNHKYKFIREIAYDTRASVSTLLKEVIYKRVLLKSAMKVIEERQVLIVDKKKRLVQEITRMVVQLTKAISSRGKQLITRLNEVCDQKQSTLNEKKEALDQLSKLTDHCIQFVNYALEKGSDMEILYSKKSVVGHLQRIKNRRADIPNPEIPVRINLSLEKVPDLIKIISSIGAIVVDGRVYPSGSPSSGTSTPTTLVGDLPAEPKQNPLLGNDGSSVNLQQAATQAGSFPTVTLPYPPQPQPQPQPQPQPQPQPPPQPQQQIPGLQSLQSNQQNYPPPYPAHTMPPRSSPQTLQPHQRMPYTMYNGTTMRPMMMSRTGLPNCHQQQVTSSTHPQQQQQQHQQQQQQLHMDQLSGQNSSLRGLLAHNPPPFRPATNHVTYRLPPGYRYPGGNVTIPRTAPPTYQPTNPALVSGGRVQQLTPGATGVSSPINYPLYPQAARWHIPQGNIQPIYYPRPNVRLVPPLHDDFKIILKNQNNNNIANNNNNTNNANNMSNINNINNNNNSNNNNNSNNNISNNNNNTTSGININHPKNINAGVNVNGQNQLIQLANASGLANTVSSSVPKTPSPVPGKSDETEKTLDKFCQKSLNDLMLTIAKLDSNGIVVIPEAQKNQMDTSQVDSSTDEGINLDNASVVLSDAKATAVSMTKDDPNEDWCAVCMDGGDAVLCCDKCPKVFHLYCHIPSLKTFPDESETWQCMLCTNVLDCSEDPPEDRRSNTMSPKDLRIAQRIVLELYCQYEQSLPFREVVSREIIEYHQVIKKPIALDVIRDKLKSDNPNHYTDLKQVLADIRLMFKNAYTFNPVDSQVYQQARNLEEFFEKLLLKWAPNYAYDDPLLTPEEDEDLFPPNRKYRRIIND; from the exons ATGGAGGAACAAGCGGAAGAACTAACAGTAGCCTTGGCATCAGTCAAGGAAGAGCCACTTGACTGCATAAATACTCAAGAATTGCCGCCACCGGCCCCGCAGCCAGCAGAAGATGACGACCAGGAGCAACGTAATGTCTGTACACCAGAGAGTCATTCAGAGGCGCGGACATTTTTGGCAAAATGTGTTTTTTGCAGTAAAACATTTACCAGCgatgataattcaaaattacttgAGTGTTTGCATGCCGCATGTACTTCATGTATCGCTAGAAAATTAAGTGACCACAATGTCTATTCAGACTCTGATATACTTATTGAGTCCAATGTTATTGTCTGTCAAGTTTGCAATGTCGCGACTcaaacagaaaatttaatagacaataaatttcaCAGTAAGTTTTTGCTGCTTGATGATTTAGAAAGTTCTGCTGGTGGTGGTGACACGTCTGATGACACTACAGACgctgatgatgataaaaaatgcacaAGCTGTCATGATAACGCCTCGGCAACGAGCTGGTGTGTTGATTGCAAGGAATTTATTTGTGAAAATTGTGTCAATGCGCATCAGAGATTGAAAATAACCAAAGATCATACGATAAAGCCTAAAAATGAAGTAACTAATCAACAATCAGCATCAGAatcggagaaaaaaaatttaaaactgttGCAATTGAGCTGTTTGTTCTGCTCGATCCATACTCATGAACAGTTGACGTTATTTTGTCAGACTTGCGATCAGTTGACTTGTCGTGACTGTCAGTTGACTGATCATCGTAaccataagtataaatttattcgcgAAATAGCTTATGACACACGTGCGTCGGTGTCTACGCTGCTAAAAGAAGTTATTTATAAACGGGTATTGTTGAAAAGTGCAATGAAAGTTATTGAGGAGAGACAGGTGcttattgttgataaaaagAAACGTCTTGTACAGGAAATAACTCGGATGGTGGTACAGCTGACCAAGGCTATAAGTTCCCGGGGTAAGCAGTTGATAACTCGGTTGAATGAAGTCTGCGATCAGAAACAATCAACTTTGAATGAGAAAAAAGAAGCTCTGGACCAGCTGTCCAAGCTCACTGATCACTGCATACAATTTGTTAACTATGCGCTAGAAAAAGGCTCAGACATGGAAATACTTTACAGCAAAAAATCCGTAGTAGGACATTTACAGCGGATTAAAAATCGACGAGCGGATATTCCGAACCCGGAAATTCCAGTGAGAATAAATTTGTCACTAGAAAAAGTACCGgatcttattaaaataatatcttcAATTGGTGCTATTGTCGTTGACGGTAGAGTTTATCCTTCTGGTTCACCATCATCGGGTACCAGCACTCCAACAACTTTAGTTGGAGATCTTCCTGCTGAGCCGAAGCAAAATCCACTTTTGGGTAATGATGGATCTTCTGTTAATCTTCAGCAAGCAGCAACGCAAGCCGGTTCATTTCCAACTGTTACTTTACCTTATCCTCCCCAACCGCAGCCGCAACCTCAACCTCAACCTCAGCCTCAGCCTCAACCTCCTCCTCAACCTCAACAACAAATTCCAGGGTTACAATCTCTACAATCAAACCAA caAAATTACCCACCACCGTATCCAGCTCACACGATGCCACCAAGATCATCACCTCAAACACTTCAACCACATCAGCGCATGCCCTATACTATGTACAACGGAACGACAATGAGACCCATGATGATGTCCCGAACCGGTCTACCAAATTGTCATCAACAGCAAGTGACATCATCAACCCACccgcagcagcaacagcaacagcaccaacagcagcagcagcaacttCACATGGACCAACTCAGTGGACAGAACTCAAGCTTACGAGGACTTCTAGCCCACAACCCGCCTCCATTTCGTCCAGCAACAAATCACGTTACTTACAGACTACCACCAGGTTACAGATATCCTGGTGGCAATGTCACTATACCTCGCACAGCACCGCCTACATATCAACCAACAAATCCCGCGTTGGTCTCCGGCGGACGTGTCCAACAATTGACTCCAGGTGCCACCGGTGTCAGTTCACCGATAAACTACCCGCTGTATCCGCAAGCAGCTCGCTGGCATATACCCCAGGGTAACATCCAGCCAATATATTATCCGAGACCCAATGTCCGACTAGTGCCTCCACTTCAcgacgattttaaaattattttgaaaaatcaaaacaataataatatcgctaataataataacaacaccAACAATGCTAATAATAtgagtaatattaataatattaataataataataatagtaataataataataatagtaataataatattagtaataataataataatactactaGTGGCATTAATATAAACCAcccgaaaaatataaatgctgGCGTTAATGTCAATGGACAGAACCAGTTGATACAGTTGGCAAATGCCAGTGGTCTTGCTAATACAGTCTCGTCATCAGTACCGAAGACCCCAAGTCCAGTTCCAGGTAAATCCGATGAAACAGAAAAAACTTTGGATAAATTTTGCCAGAAATCACTCAACGACTTGATGCTCACCATCGCTAAGTTGGATTCCAATGGAATTGTCGTGATACCGGAGGCACAGAAAAATCAAATGGACACTTCGCAGGTCGACAGCTCAACTGATGAAGGAATTAATCTGGACAATGCAtctg ttgttCTGTCAGATGCTAAAGCGACTGCTGTCTCGATGACTAAAGATGATCCGAATGAAGATTGGTGTGCGGTTTGCATGGACGGCGGGGATGCTGTTCTTTGCTGCGATAAGTGTCCGAAAGTATTTCACTTGTACTGCCACATTCCCAGTTTGAAAACTTTTCCTGA TGAAAGTGAAACCTGGCAGTGTATGCTGTGTACAAATGTATTAGATTGTTCAGAAGACCCACCTGAAGATAGACGATCAAACACAATGAGTCCAAAGGACCTAAGGATAGCTCAAAGAATTGTTTTAGAGCTCTATTGCCAATATGAACAAAGTCTTCCATTTCGAGAAGTCGTTTCTCGagaa atcATAGAATATCATCAGGTTATTAAAAAACCGATTGCCTTAGATGTAATTAGAGATAAGTTGAAATCAGATAACCCGAATCATTACACTGATTTAAAACAAGTGTTGGCGGATATAAgattaatgtttaaaaatgcTTATACTTTTAACCCA gtTGACTCACAAGTATATCAACAAGCGCGTAATCTTGaagaatttttcgaaaaattattattaaaatgggCACCGAATTACGCATACGATGATCCACTGCTGACACCAGAGGAGGATGAAGATTTATTTCCACCTAATAGAAAGTATCGGcgtataattaatgattaa
- the LOC103580302 gene encoding E3 ubiquitin-protein ligase TRIM33 isoform X2, with the protein MEEQAEELTVALASVKEEPLDCINTQELPPPAPQPAEDDDQEQRNVCTPESHSEARTFLAKCVFCSKTFTSDDNSKLLECLHAACTSCIARKLSDHNVYSDSDILIESNVIVCQVCNVATQTENLIDNKFHSKFLLLDDLESSAGGGDTSDDTTDADDDKKCTSCHDNASATSWCVDCKEFICENCVNAHQRLKITKDHTIKPKNEVTNQQSASESEKKNLKLLQLSCLFCSIHTHEQLTLFCQTCDQLTCRDCQLTDHRNHKYKFIREIAYDTRASVSTLLKEVIYKRVLLKSAMKVIEERQVLIVDKKKRLVQEITRMVVQLTKAISSRGKQLITRLNEVCDQKQSTLNEKKEALDQLSKLTDHCIQFVNYALEKGSDMEILYSKKSVVGHLQRIKNRRADIPNPEIPVRINLSLEKVPDLIKIISSIGAIVVDGRVYPSGSPSSGTSTPTTLVGDLPAEPKQNPLLGNDGSSVNLQQAATQAGSFPTVTLPYPPQPQPQPQPQPQPQPQPPPQPQQQIPGLQSLQSNQQNYPPPYPAHTMPPRSSPQTLQPHQRMPYTMYNGTTMRPMMMSRTGLPNCHQQQVTSSTHPQQQQQQHQQQQQQLHMDQLSGQNSSLRGLLAHNPPPFRPATNHVTYRLPPGYRYPGGNVTIPRTAPPTYQPTNPALVSGGRVQQLTPGATGVSSPINYPLYPQAARWHIPQGNIQPIYYPRPNVRLVPPLHDDFKIILKNQNNNNIANNNNNTNNANNMSNINNINNNNNSNNNNNSNNNISNNNNNTTSGININHPKNINAGVNVNGQNQLIQLANASGLANTVSSSVPKTPSPVPGKSDETEKTLDKFCQKSLNDLMLTIAKLDSNGIVVIPEAQKNQMDTSQVDSSTDEGINLDNASDAKATAVSMTKDDPNEDWCAVCMDGGDAVLCCDKCPKVFHLYCHIPSLKTFPDESETWQCMLCTNVLDCSEDPPEDRRSNTMSPKDLRIAQRIVLELYCQYEQSLPFREVVSREIIEYHQVIKKPIALDVIRDKLKSDNPNHYTDLKQVLADIRLMFKNAYTFNPVDSQVYQQARNLEEFFEKLLLKWAPNYAYDDPLLTPEEDEDLFPPNRKYRRIIND; encoded by the exons ATGGAGGAACAAGCGGAAGAACTAACAGTAGCCTTGGCATCAGTCAAGGAAGAGCCACTTGACTGCATAAATACTCAAGAATTGCCGCCACCGGCCCCGCAGCCAGCAGAAGATGACGACCAGGAGCAACGTAATGTCTGTACACCAGAGAGTCATTCAGAGGCGCGGACATTTTTGGCAAAATGTGTTTTTTGCAGTAAAACATTTACCAGCgatgataattcaaaattacttgAGTGTTTGCATGCCGCATGTACTTCATGTATCGCTAGAAAATTAAGTGACCACAATGTCTATTCAGACTCTGATATACTTATTGAGTCCAATGTTATTGTCTGTCAAGTTTGCAATGTCGCGACTcaaacagaaaatttaatagacaataaatttcaCAGTAAGTTTTTGCTGCTTGATGATTTAGAAAGTTCTGCTGGTGGTGGTGACACGTCTGATGACACTACAGACgctgatgatgataaaaaatgcacaAGCTGTCATGATAACGCCTCGGCAACGAGCTGGTGTGTTGATTGCAAGGAATTTATTTGTGAAAATTGTGTCAATGCGCATCAGAGATTGAAAATAACCAAAGATCATACGATAAAGCCTAAAAATGAAGTAACTAATCAACAATCAGCATCAGAatcggagaaaaaaaatttaaaactgttGCAATTGAGCTGTTTGTTCTGCTCGATCCATACTCATGAACAGTTGACGTTATTTTGTCAGACTTGCGATCAGTTGACTTGTCGTGACTGTCAGTTGACTGATCATCGTAaccataagtataaatttattcgcgAAATAGCTTATGACACACGTGCGTCGGTGTCTACGCTGCTAAAAGAAGTTATTTATAAACGGGTATTGTTGAAAAGTGCAATGAAAGTTATTGAGGAGAGACAGGTGcttattgttgataaaaagAAACGTCTTGTACAGGAAATAACTCGGATGGTGGTACAGCTGACCAAGGCTATAAGTTCCCGGGGTAAGCAGTTGATAACTCGGTTGAATGAAGTCTGCGATCAGAAACAATCAACTTTGAATGAGAAAAAAGAAGCTCTGGACCAGCTGTCCAAGCTCACTGATCACTGCATACAATTTGTTAACTATGCGCTAGAAAAAGGCTCAGACATGGAAATACTTTACAGCAAAAAATCCGTAGTAGGACATTTACAGCGGATTAAAAATCGACGAGCGGATATTCCGAACCCGGAAATTCCAGTGAGAATAAATTTGTCACTAGAAAAAGTACCGgatcttattaaaataatatcttcAATTGGTGCTATTGTCGTTGACGGTAGAGTTTATCCTTCTGGTTCACCATCATCGGGTACCAGCACTCCAACAACTTTAGTTGGAGATCTTCCTGCTGAGCCGAAGCAAAATCCACTTTTGGGTAATGATGGATCTTCTGTTAATCTTCAGCAAGCAGCAACGCAAGCCGGTTCATTTCCAACTGTTACTTTACCTTATCCTCCCCAACCGCAGCCGCAACCTCAACCTCAACCTCAGCCTCAGCCTCAACCTCCTCCTCAACCTCAACAACAAATTCCAGGGTTACAATCTCTACAATCAAACCAA caAAATTACCCACCACCGTATCCAGCTCACACGATGCCACCAAGATCATCACCTCAAACACTTCAACCACATCAGCGCATGCCCTATACTATGTACAACGGAACGACAATGAGACCCATGATGATGTCCCGAACCGGTCTACCAAATTGTCATCAACAGCAAGTGACATCATCAACCCACccgcagcagcaacagcaacagcaccaacagcagcagcagcaacttCACATGGACCAACTCAGTGGACAGAACTCAAGCTTACGAGGACTTCTAGCCCACAACCCGCCTCCATTTCGTCCAGCAACAAATCACGTTACTTACAGACTACCACCAGGTTACAGATATCCTGGTGGCAATGTCACTATACCTCGCACAGCACCGCCTACATATCAACCAACAAATCCCGCGTTGGTCTCCGGCGGACGTGTCCAACAATTGACTCCAGGTGCCACCGGTGTCAGTTCACCGATAAACTACCCGCTGTATCCGCAAGCAGCTCGCTGGCATATACCCCAGGGTAACATCCAGCCAATATATTATCCGAGACCCAATGTCCGACTAGTGCCTCCACTTCAcgacgattttaaaattattttgaaaaatcaaaacaataataatatcgctaataataataacaacaccAACAATGCTAATAATAtgagtaatattaataatattaataataataataatagtaataataataataatagtaataataatattagtaataataataataatactactaGTGGCATTAATATAAACCAcccgaaaaatataaatgctgGCGTTAATGTCAATGGACAGAACCAGTTGATACAGTTGGCAAATGCCAGTGGTCTTGCTAATACAGTCTCGTCATCAGTACCGAAGACCCCAAGTCCAGTTCCAGGTAAATCCGATGAAACAGAAAAAACTTTGGATAAATTTTGCCAGAAATCACTCAACGACTTGATGCTCACCATCGCTAAGTTGGATTCCAATGGAATTGTCGTGATACCGGAGGCACAGAAAAATCAAATGGACACTTCGCAGGTCGACAGCTCAACTGATGAAGGAATTAATCTGGACAATGCAtctg ATGCTAAAGCGACTGCTGTCTCGATGACTAAAGATGATCCGAATGAAGATTGGTGTGCGGTTTGCATGGACGGCGGGGATGCTGTTCTTTGCTGCGATAAGTGTCCGAAAGTATTTCACTTGTACTGCCACATTCCCAGTTTGAAAACTTTTCCTGA TGAAAGTGAAACCTGGCAGTGTATGCTGTGTACAAATGTATTAGATTGTTCAGAAGACCCACCTGAAGATAGACGATCAAACACAATGAGTCCAAAGGACCTAAGGATAGCTCAAAGAATTGTTTTAGAGCTCTATTGCCAATATGAACAAAGTCTTCCATTTCGAGAAGTCGTTTCTCGagaa atcATAGAATATCATCAGGTTATTAAAAAACCGATTGCCTTAGATGTAATTAGAGATAAGTTGAAATCAGATAACCCGAATCATTACACTGATTTAAAACAAGTGTTGGCGGATATAAgattaatgtttaaaaatgcTTATACTTTTAACCCA gtTGACTCACAAGTATATCAACAAGCGCGTAATCTTGaagaatttttcgaaaaattattattaaaatgggCACCGAATTACGCATACGATGATCCACTGCTGACACCAGAGGAGGATGAAGATTTATTTCCACCTAATAGAAAGTATCGGcgtataattaatgattaa